The following are encoded in a window of Limibacter armeniacum genomic DNA:
- a CDS encoding PAS domain-containing hybrid sensor histidine kinase/response regulator, whose translation MQLFSEKEKHLNINQGVNTSIDSLCQKSLERVSNLVSRLFDLPIVFISIFDTDKYVTAVTHGNVEGNKDQLTSFCAYIEEHSVSLTEIQHASENDQTKHHPLVNAKLGVRYIVGSLLRDEKNNVIGALTALDYRPNKLSGKDKISFELFAEDAASHIISATIRNHQKSNLSSQNVRHTQKLDKLIVDFFTKTAGLLCVLNKNGEILRISEGWKDIFFNLDKVPHYEFFTDVAHDEMDGLKSQILNLKEEEFLQEISTSFRTRSGLFRAIELSVFKKYDHFFIEGKDIANKLLNFEMLTNRSQLLHMLYNNIPMMMGVVELEDRDIIHIKDNVFTASFFNLPIDELKGKRSSELGIGKECIDLWIKYYKKAEAEGKPQQFEYLQRVGGEDWYLSATASYLGENQHGVKHYAYSVNDITEKISIETELKTTNERLGLLENFINSGIDAMQVSDETGTLIFVNTAAAELLGIPQHEAYKYKVQDFAPFYHTQGEWDDHVKWLRDEGKQIVESTNINVQSGETFPVEVTLNYEIVDGKGYVIANTREISKRKESEAELRLTKEMLEQTNSIARVGGWEYSLEDNRLYWSSLTKQIHEVPENYHPDLYQTLNFFREGKNRDRITSALKRAMKYGESYDGEFQLQTAKGNEVWVRIIAKVEFQDGICKRLYGSFQDITERKHEEVMLRLMESVITNANDAIVITEAITIKGREELTIIYVNDAFTRITGQNPEEVIGLHPSAVASWRLDPTSWQELNEAMATNQPYELVLVDQRKNGESYWVNLSILPVVNKFRADKQKHYVAIGRDVTRQKLYEEEIIKAKEQAEAASVAKSNFLANMSHEIRTPLNSVIGFTDLLLKTDLDESQHEYMQYVNHSANSLLELVNDVLDFSKIEAGKLELSIEKTDLWEVVEQVIDLIKYKVEDKDVELLVNLSPDLPRYIWVDPLRLRQVLMNLLSNAVKFTYEGEIEFSIREAESANTGNGMNLEFAVRDTGIGISEEHQQKIFESFSQADSSTTRKYGGTGLGLSISNQLLALMGTKLKLESKEGKGSTFSFNVVIDSEEYNLEVWDDLSAEVEHVLLVDDNVQNLRILEKLLSKKGVTCETADTGNKALQLLKDGYIYDAIIIDNQMPQMSGLELAEQIRNSLQKDEKELPIILMHKLTNDLNLYRLCAEYRVKNMLVKPVMVNQLYTALLNLQAGKDTSENTIHEQKVYHCNSTILIVDDNRLNMLLARSIISNIMPSVVIVEAQNGKEAIEKFRVHNPDLVLMDIQMPVMSGYEATKKIRKIEQGKKHTPIIALTAGTLKEDRDNSMKAGLDDYINKPIILERLLVVLEKWLPVKNISITSELVEKEVSNSRQHFNLEALRNRLGKNISIEEDLKQVVLGGELRVMLKFLDDAIAERSIKKVKSAAHKIKATSISVCFEVLGELAIQLEEINKYDMPKVELLHQKIKAEVGILERYFGTRD comes from the coding sequence ATGCAATTATTTTCAGAGAAGGAAAAGCACCTGAATATTAACCAAGGAGTAAACACTTCAATTGACTCATTATGTCAAAAATCATTGGAAAGGGTATCGAACTTGGTATCTAGACTTTTTGACTTGCCAATTGTATTCATTTCAATTTTCGATACAGATAAATATGTAACGGCCGTTACTCATGGCAATGTTGAGGGTAATAAGGATCAATTAACTTCCTTTTGTGCTTATATAGAAGAACATTCTGTCAGCTTAACAGAAATACAGCACGCATCTGAAAATGATCAAACAAAGCATCACCCTTTAGTAAATGCAAAACTGGGAGTTCGATATATAGTAGGTAGTTTATTAAGGGATGAAAAGAATAATGTAATCGGTGCACTCACTGCACTTGATTACAGACCTAACAAACTTTCAGGAAAAGATAAGATCTCCTTTGAGTTATTCGCTGAAGATGCAGCCAGCCATATTATTTCTGCAACGATCAGAAATCACCAAAAGTCAAACCTTTCCTCACAAAATGTAAGGCATACTCAAAAACTTGATAAGCTAATAGTGGATTTTTTTACTAAGACTGCAGGCTTGTTATGTGTTTTGAATAAAAATGGTGAGATCCTCCGTATCAGTGAAGGTTGGAAGGACATATTTTTTAACCTTGATAAGGTTCCTCATTATGAGTTTTTTACTGATGTTGCGCATGATGAAATGGATGGGCTGAAAAGTCAAATTCTAAATCTAAAAGAGGAAGAATTCCTTCAAGAAATATCGACAAGTTTCAGAACACGTTCAGGTTTATTTCGAGCCATTGAGTTATCAGTATTTAAGAAGTATGATCATTTTTTTATAGAGGGTAAAGATATAGCAAATAAGCTGTTGAACTTTGAAATGCTGACCAATAGGAGTCAACTACTTCATATGCTGTATAATAATATTCCTATGATGATGGGAGTAGTTGAATTGGAAGATCGGGATATCATTCATATAAAGGATAATGTATTTACAGCAAGCTTTTTCAATTTACCAATTGATGAATTAAAGGGTAAGCGCTCAAGTGAGTTGGGGATTGGAAAGGAGTGTATTGACCTTTGGATCAAATATTACAAAAAGGCAGAAGCAGAAGGAAAGCCACAGCAGTTTGAATACCTACAAAGAGTGGGTGGGGAAGATTGGTACCTTTCGGCTACAGCAAGTTATTTAGGAGAGAATCAACATGGCGTAAAGCACTATGCATATTCTGTCAATGATATCACAGAGAAGATAAGCATAGAAACAGAACTGAAAACAACGAATGAACGGCTAGGGTTACTGGAAAACTTTATCAATAGTGGAATTGATGCAATGCAGGTGTCGGATGAAACAGGAACTTTAATCTTTGTCAATACGGCAGCAGCCGAACTGTTGGGAATTCCTCAACATGAAGCCTATAAATATAAAGTGCAGGATTTTGCGCCATTTTATCATACACAGGGAGAATGGGATGACCATGTAAAATGGTTGAGAGATGAAGGAAAGCAGATTGTTGAAAGCACGAATATAAATGTTCAGTCTGGCGAAACATTTCCTGTTGAAGTTACACTCAATTATGAAATTGTGGATGGTAAGGGGTATGTCATTGCTAACACAAGAGAGATTTCTAAGCGTAAAGAGTCTGAAGCAGAATTACGGTTAACGAAGGAAATGCTTGAGCAGACTAACTCAATAGCGAGAGTAGGGGGGTGGGAGTATTCGTTAGAGGATAACCGTCTCTATTGGTCTTCACTGACGAAGCAGATTCATGAAGTCCCAGAAAATTACCATCCAGATTTATACCAAACCCTTAATTTCTTTAGAGAAGGTAAAAACCGAGACCGTATTACAAGTGCTTTGAAAAGAGCTATGAAATATGGAGAGAGTTACGATGGAGAATTTCAACTCCAGACAGCAAAGGGTAATGAGGTTTGGGTACGTATAATAGCCAAGGTTGAATTTCAAGATGGTATTTGTAAAAGACTTTATGGCTCATTTCAGGATATAACAGAAAGGAAGCATGAAGAGGTGATGTTAAGGTTGATGGAGTCTGTGATTACAAACGCCAATGATGCAATTGTAATAACAGAGGCTATCACGATAAAGGGGCGGGAAGAACTAACAATCATTTATGTAAATGACGCTTTTACCAGAATAACAGGTCAGAATCCTGAAGAAGTAATTGGCTTACATCCAAGTGCTGTTGCTAGTTGGCGTTTGGATCCTACCTCATGGCAGGAGCTAAATGAAGCGATGGCTACAAATCAGCCTTATGAATTGGTTTTAGTGGACCAAAGGAAAAATGGTGAATCTTATTGGGTGAACCTCTCGATATTGCCAGTTGTAAACAAATTCAGAGCTGATAAGCAAAAACATTATGTGGCAATAGGACGAGACGTGACCAGACAGAAACTTTATGAAGAAGAAATAATTAAGGCAAAAGAACAGGCTGAGGCAGCGAGTGTTGCCAAGTCAAACTTCTTGGCTAATATGAGTCATGAGATTCGAACTCCACTTAACAGTGTGATAGGTTTTACAGATTTGTTGCTTAAAACGGATCTGGATGAGAGTCAACACGAATACATGCAATACGTAAATCATTCAGCCAATTCTTTATTGGAACTGGTGAATGATGTTTTGGACTTCTCAAAAATTGAAGCAGGAAAATTGGAGCTTTCCATTGAGAAGACAGATTTGTGGGAAGTAGTAGAGCAGGTTATTGACCTTATAAAATATAAGGTTGAGGACAAGGATGTTGAGTTATTGGTGAATTTATCACCTGACTTGCCTCGATATATATGGGTAGATCCGCTTAGGTTAAGACAAGTGTTGATGAACCTGCTAAGTAATGCCGTGAAGTTTACTTATGAGGGAGAGATAGAGTTTTCAATTAGAGAGGCTGAGTCGGCTAATACTGGCAATGGAATGAACCTTGAGTTTGCTGTTAGGGATACAGGCATTGGTATTTCGGAAGAACATCAGCAGAAGATTTTTGAGTCTTTCTCTCAGGCAGATAGTTCAACAACTCGTAAATATGGCGGGACAGGATTAGGGTTGTCTATCTCAAATCAGCTTTTAGCCTTGATGGGAACCAAGTTGAAACTTGAAAGTAAGGAAGGAAAAGGAAGTACATTCTCTTTTAATGTCGTAATCGATTCAGAAGAGTATAACCTGGAGGTTTGGGATGATCTTTCTGCTGAAGTAGAGCATGTTTTATTGGTAGATGATAATGTGCAAAATTTACGAATTCTTGAAAAGTTATTGTCCAAAAAAGGAGTTACCTGCGAAACGGCTGACACTGGGAATAAGGCATTACAGTTGCTTAAAGATGGGTATATTTACGATGCGATTATCATAGATAACCAAATGCCACAAATGAGTGGGTTGGAACTTGCAGAGCAAATCAGGAATTCTCTGCAAAAGGATGAGAAGGAGTTACCAATCATACTGATGCATAAGTTGACTAATGACCTTAACTTATACAGACTTTGTGCAGAATATCGAGTGAAGAATATGTTAGTGAAACCTGTGATGGTTAATCAGTTGTATACTGCATTACTGAATCTCCAAGCAGGCAAAGATACTAGTGAAAACACAATTCATGAGCAGAAGGTATACCATTGCAATTCAACTATTCTTATTGTGGATGATAACCGGTTGAATATGCTTTTGGCAAGGAGTATTATCAGTAACATCATGCCATCAGTTGTTATTGTAGAAGCTCAAAATGGTAAAGAAGCCATTGAAAAGTTTAGGGTACATAATCCTGATTTGGTGCTGATGGATATCCAAATGCCAGTGATGAGTGGCTATGAGGCTACAAAAAAAATCAGAAAGATAGAGCAAGGGAAGAAGCATACCCCTATTATTGCACTGACAGCAGGTACACTGAAAGAAGATCGGGATAATAGCATGAAGGCAGGGTTGGATGATTACATCAACAAGCCTATCATTTTAGAAAGATTGCTGGTGGTACTGGAAAAATGGTTACCTGTAAAGAATATCTCAATAACGTCTGAGCTGGTGGAGAAAGAAGTGTCAAACAGTAGACAGCACTTTAACTTGGAAGCCCTCAGAAATAGGCTTGGTAAGAATATCTCCATTGAAGAGGACTTGAAGCAAGTCGTATTGGGAGGAGAATTGCGGGTTATGTTGAAATTCTTGGATGATGCTATAGCAGAGCGCTCAATCAAAAAGGTAAAATCAGCTGCACACAAGATAAAAGCGACAAGTATTAGTGTATGCTTTGAAGTGTTGGGTGAATTGGCTATACAGCTGGAAGAAATAAATAAATATGATATGCCAAAGGTGGAGCTGCTGCATCAGAAAATAAAAGCCGAGGTAGGCATCTTGGAAAGGTACTTTGGTACAAGAGATTAA
- a CDS encoding PH domain-containing protein: protein MHITTALNTYKGYEEFLVIVILWTPILSIVGTVWLGTAYQITNDFMIIKIGPITHSVIPISEIHQINRSYSLMSSPALSLTRLEIKYSKSYILISPEAEEEFLTLIKSINPQILINITH, encoded by the coding sequence ATGCATATCACAACAGCGCTGAATACCTATAAGGGGTATGAAGAGTTTTTGGTGATCGTTATTCTATGGACGCCCATTCTCTCAATTGTTGGGACTGTATGGTTAGGTACAGCCTATCAGATCACCAATGATTTTATGATCATTAAAATTGGGCCCATTACCCATTCTGTTATTCCTATCAGTGAAATCCATCAGATAAATAGAAGCTACAGCCTGATGTCATCCCCAGCCCTTTCTCTTACAAGGCTAGAGATTAAGTACAGCAAAAGCTATATTCTAATTTCACCTGAAGCAGAAGAAGAATTTCTGACACTGATAAAATCTATCAATCCTCAAATTCTGATCAATATCACTCACTGA
- a CDS encoding amidohydrolase, translating into MNKKLILSGICLAATFFTGCQKEKADAIYTNGIIYQVDSTFSKAEAFAVKNGKFLSVGSSDEILSQYESDKMIDLNGNPVYPGFYDAHCHFVELGNVLQTANLVGTKSFSEILEKLKGFRTAHPAQAWLEGRGWDQNDWEDKSFPTKDSLDILFPDVPVILTRIDGHAVLVNSKALELGGVDEGTKVEGGKVVLENGQPTGILVDNAANLVIEAMPDLTEAQLGDNLKIAEELCFQNGITTVADAGLRKKQIDFVGKMHDNGNLKIRMYAMAHPADTSFYFGNGPVKTDRLNVTSFKIYADGALGSRGACLLHPYHDDPDNSGFLLESVEDLRNLVKAISLLDFQANTHCIGDSANRALLDIYGEVLKGENDKRWRIEHAQVVSSDDMEKFAKYNVIPSVQPTHATSDMYWAEDRLGKDRIKTAYAYKTLLEQNGMLAIGSDFPVEDVNPLYGFHAAVARQDGENYPEEGFQMENAISREDALRGMTIWAAYAQFEENENGSIEEGKKADFVILSEDIMTAPNEKLRDVKVMNTIVGGEEVFTQQKLDKVNM; encoded by the coding sequence ATGAACAAAAAATTGATTTTATCAGGCATATGTCTGGCAGCTACATTCTTTACCGGATGTCAAAAAGAAAAAGCAGATGCTATCTATACAAATGGTATCATATACCAAGTTGATAGTACATTTTCTAAAGCAGAGGCTTTTGCAGTGAAAAATGGGAAGTTTTTGTCTGTTGGCTCTTCAGATGAAATATTGAGTCAGTATGAAAGTGATAAAATGATAGACCTTAATGGAAATCCTGTTTATCCTGGCTTCTATGATGCACACTGTCATTTTGTAGAATTGGGTAATGTTTTGCAGACAGCTAATTTGGTAGGGACAAAGTCGTTTTCAGAAATTCTTGAAAAACTAAAAGGATTTAGAACGGCACATCCTGCTCAAGCGTGGTTAGAAGGTAGAGGCTGGGATCAAAATGATTGGGAGGATAAATCTTTTCCAACGAAGGATTCTTTAGATATCTTATTCCCTGATGTTCCTGTAATTCTGACCCGTATTGATGGACATGCCGTATTGGTCAATAGTAAAGCTTTGGAGTTAGGAGGTGTAGATGAAGGAACTAAAGTTGAAGGTGGAAAAGTAGTGCTCGAAAATGGACAGCCGACTGGTATTTTAGTTGATAATGCTGCCAATTTGGTGATAGAGGCAATGCCTGACCTAACTGAAGCACAACTTGGAGACAACTTGAAAATAGCGGAAGAACTTTGTTTTCAAAATGGAATAACGACTGTTGCAGATGCAGGATTAAGGAAAAAGCAGATTGATTTTGTGGGCAAGATGCATGACAATGGAAACTTGAAAATAAGAATGTATGCGATGGCTCATCCTGCAGATACATCCTTTTATTTTGGAAATGGCCCTGTTAAAACTGATAGGCTAAATGTCACTTCCTTTAAGATTTATGCAGATGGGGCACTTGGATCACGAGGGGCTTGCCTGTTGCATCCTTACCATGATGATCCTGATAATTCAGGTTTTTTGTTAGAAAGTGTGGAAGACTTGAGAAACCTAGTTAAAGCAATTTCATTACTTGATTTTCAGGCAAATACCCACTGTATTGGTGACTCAGCCAATCGTGCATTATTGGATATTTATGGAGAAGTACTGAAAGGTGAAAATGATAAGAGATGGAGAATTGAGCATGCACAGGTGGTATCGTCTGATGATATGGAAAAGTTTGCTAAGTATAATGTAATTCCATCTGTTCAGCCGACACATGCTACTTCAGATATGTATTGGGCTGAAGACAGGCTTGGAAAGGACAGAATTAAAACGGCATATGCATATAAGACGCTATTGGAGCAAAATGGCATGCTGGCAATCGGTAGTGATTTTCCGGTAGAAGATGTTAATCCATTGTATGGTTTTCATGCTGCAGTAGCAAGACAAGATGGCGAAAACTATCCAGAAGAAGGTTTTCAGATGGAAAATGCTATTTCAAGAGAAGACGCATTAAGAGGAATGACAATCTGGGCGGCTTATGCTCAGTTTGAGGAAAATGAAAATGGTAGTATTGAAGAGGGTAAAAAAGCTGACTTTGTTATTTTGTCCGAAGATATTATGACCGCTCCTAATGAGAAGCTTAGGGATGTTAAGGTAATGAATACAATCGTTGGTGGAGAAGAAGTATTTACTCAACAAAAACTTGATAAGGTAAATATGTAA
- a CDS encoding D-alanyl-D-alanine carboxypeptidase, producing MRFPRVVYFFLLIVAVSCNNKVHRLVHKDFTKHAVLSQNFSGLAIYDPGRREMLYEENADKYFTPASNTKIYTFFTSLEVLGDSIPGLKYITRGDSLIFWGTGDPSLLNPNMEQTSDRVFDFLKSRPEKLFYANKPYSDPSFGPGWAWDDYNDYYSAERSPFPVFGNVVSGVKEKGGLNVSLTPSFFTTVFEEGIYEESAYTKRDKNDNRFIYAFKEEDEWNEQVPFIWSSELAIELLSDTLHKEIAHFPFSQEFYDESVQTVYSIPTDTLLKRMMLPSDNFIAEQLLLVCHDALTDTLASSEMIDIALDSILNDLPDRPRWVDGSGLSRYNLFTPRNTVYILNKLYQKLPEERIFEMFPAGGKSGTLKNYYKADVPYIYAKTGSFSNNHSLSGYLITKKGKRLIFSFMHNNYMVSSRLIKQVMEEVLIKLRDNY from the coding sequence ATGAGGTTCCCAAGAGTTGTCTATTTCTTTCTACTAATAGTAGCAGTTAGCTGTAATAATAAGGTACATCGATTGGTACATAAGGATTTTACAAAGCATGCCGTTCTTTCTCAAAATTTTAGTGGGCTAGCAATCTATGATCCTGGCCGTAGGGAAATGTTATATGAAGAAAATGCAGATAAGTATTTTACACCTGCTTCTAACACTAAAATTTACACTTTCTTCACAAGTCTAGAAGTACTTGGGGATTCCATTCCAGGGCTAAAATATATCACTAGAGGTGATTCATTGATCTTTTGGGGAACAGGAGATCCTTCTCTTTTGAATCCAAATATGGAACAAACTTCAGATAGAGTATTTGATTTTTTGAAGAGCAGACCTGAAAAGTTGTTTTATGCCAACAAACCATATTCAGACCCTTCTTTTGGTCCGGGTTGGGCATGGGATGATTACAATGACTACTATTCAGCAGAGAGAAGTCCATTTCCGGTTTTTGGTAACGTAGTCTCAGGAGTTAAAGAAAAAGGAGGGCTGAATGTCTCGCTGACTCCATCATTCTTTACTACAGTTTTTGAAGAAGGGATTTATGAAGAATCAGCTTATACCAAAAGGGATAAAAACGATAACAGATTCATTTATGCATTTAAGGAAGAAGACGAATGGAATGAGCAAGTTCCTTTTATTTGGTCATCTGAGTTAGCGATTGAGCTTTTGTCTGATACATTGCACAAAGAGATCGCACATTTCCCATTTAGTCAGGAGTTTTATGACGAATCTGTCCAAACCGTTTACAGTATTCCAACTGATACGCTACTGAAGCGAATGATGCTTCCGAGTGACAATTTTATTGCAGAACAATTACTGTTGGTCTGTCATGATGCATTGACAGATACATTGGCTTCTTCAGAAATGATTGATATCGCGCTGGACTCCATTTTGAATGATTTGCCTGACAGACCTAGGTGGGTAGATGGTTCTGGACTTTCAAGATATAACCTTTTTACACCTCGTAATACTGTTTATATTCTAAATAAGCTCTACCAAAAGCTTCCTGAGGAACGAATTTTTGAAATGTTTCCTGCTGGTGGCAAAAGTGGAACGCTGAAAAACTATTATAAGGCAGATGTACCATATATATATGCAAAGACTGGTAGCTTCTCTAACAATCATTCACTGAGTGGCTATTTGATTACCAAAAAAGGGAAACGACTTATCTTCAGTTTTATGCACAATAATTATATGGTTAGCTCAAGGTTGATCAAGCAAGTGATGGAGGAAGTATTAATCAAATTGAGAGATAACTATTAA
- a CDS encoding tetratricopeptide repeat protein, whose amino-acid sequence MNQIIKNSITVILSAFLISFNAFAGTGDLRHSTAAKEIAELRTYVENAGSSNAEAYANAAQICINRGYNLQEAKAWIEHAIQLNSSPQNLEILGDYHYRTGKIADAYKAFNKALNLTFDHQVSEDEMARLQLKIQTTAKDLLNK is encoded by the coding sequence ATGAACCAGATCATCAAAAACTCAATTACTGTTATCCTGTCAGCTTTCCTTATCTCTTTTAATGCTTTTGCCGGTACAGGCGATTTACGCCACTCCACTGCTGCAAAAGAAATTGCAGAGCTGAGAACTTATGTTGAAAATGCAGGAAGTAGCAATGCGGAAGCTTATGCCAATGCTGCACAAATCTGTATCAACAGAGGCTACAATCTTCAAGAAGCTAAAGCATGGATAGAACATGCCATACAGCTGAACTCTTCGCCACAAAACCTTGAAATACTCGGTGACTATCATTACCGAACAGGTAAAATAGCAGATGCTTATAAAGCTTTTAACAAGGCATTGAACCTCACTTTCGATCATCAGGTAAGTGAGGACGAGATGGCAAGACTACAGCTAAAAATACAGACAACAGCAAAAGACCTACTAAATAAATAA
- a CDS encoding DUF1987 domain-containing protein, which translates to MKNYYLPAQRKKPEISLNYKKGYLSISGFALVSNPFDFYRHTMDWVKEYVSQPQDRTVCDIRLCYFNTSTAKCLMDMFRVLESIANRKEVVLNWYYEETDEDMEEAGVDFKQILHFDVNLIPYK; encoded by the coding sequence ATGAAAAACTATTATCTGCCTGCTCAAAGGAAAAAGCCTGAGATCAGTCTGAATTACAAAAAAGGTTATCTCAGCATTTCTGGCTTTGCTTTAGTCTCCAACCCATTTGACTTTTACCGCCATACTATGGATTGGGTAAAAGAGTATGTCTCCCAACCTCAAGATAGAACTGTTTGCGACATTCGATTATGCTACTTTAATACTAGCACTGCGAAATGTCTGATGGATATGTTCCGAGTGCTAGAATCAATTGCTAACAGAAAAGAAGTCGTTCTCAATTGGTATTATGAAGAAACAGATGAAGATATGGAAGAAGCTGGTGTTGATTTCAAACAAATCTTACATTTTGATGTCAACCTGATTCCATACAAGTAA
- a CDS encoding GreA/GreB family elongation factor, with product MKEATFITPEGWQKLNKDMEALWDERKQVTEAVSEAAAMGDRSENAEYIYGKKRLRELDRKIGFLHKRFKILTVYNPEVRNTSIVAFGAYVKFKDETGRSMQFRLVGVDEANIKQQTLSVVSPIGKALLNRKLGESVEVQTPAGLKTFTIESINY from the coding sequence ATGAAGGAAGCGACATTCATTACGCCTGAAGGCTGGCAGAAATTAAACAAGGACATGGAAGCGCTTTGGGATGAGCGCAAACAGGTAACAGAAGCTGTATCTGAAGCTGCAGCAATGGGTGACCGCTCTGAAAACGCTGAATATATTTACGGCAAAAAAAGACTTCGTGAACTTGACCGTAAGATCGGCTTTCTACACAAGCGTTTTAAGATCCTAACCGTATACAATCCTGAGGTAAGAAATACATCAATCGTAGCATTCGGTGCTTATGTCAAATTCAAAGATGAGACAGGGAGAAGTATGCAGTTTAGACTTGTTGGTGTAGATGAGGCTAACATCAAGCAGCAAACACTCAGTGTTGTCTCTCCTATCGGAAAAGCCTTACTGAACAGGAAGCTAGGTGAAAGCGTTGAAGTACAGACCCCTGCCGGACTGAAAACATTCACCATTGAAAGTATAAACTACTAA
- a CDS encoding M14 family metallopeptidase yields the protein MKKLFIPAILAILAIGCQKAQQKSTFEWETKFEKTQGTETVTYEEGIQYLETLALYHPELKLQTIGKTDSGEPLHLALLSADQTFDFDQIQNKSILLINNAIHPGEPDGVDASLMLLRDILQDKERLASLEDVVIAVIPFYNIGGAKNRNSHSRANQVGPKSYGFRGNAQNLDLNRDFIKADSENMKSFTQIFHSLNPDLFIDTHVSNGADYQYVMTYLSTQEDKLGGKLGDYMRNQLTPSMEKKMSAKGFDMTPYVNVWGTVPDSGYVQFIDTPRYSSGYTTLFNTLSYVTETHMLKPFKTRTEATYAFLDEAIDYLKNNGKEVKALRKETEEAVKMQKTFPIAWKANKLEFEVRKFKGYEGGYKISDVSRLPRLYYDRNKPFEKDIKFYNQYVADKSVQKPFAYIIPAGHQKVVDLLKLNNIKVTQIHDSKTVNASVYYIADYKTTSAPYEGHYLHYNVEVNSKPQEVTINAGDYIVEVNQSANRYIVETLEPHATDSFFAWNFFDAILQQKEHFSPYVFEDHAAKYLEEHPEIREALEAKKKEDKEFADNAYAQLVFIYKQTPHYEKAHLRYPIMRLEQAPDFL from the coding sequence ATGAAAAAACTTTTTATACCAGCAATCCTAGCAATCTTGGCTATAGGGTGTCAAAAAGCACAACAAAAGTCAACATTTGAATGGGAAACCAAATTTGAAAAAACTCAAGGAACTGAGACTGTCACTTATGAAGAAGGCATCCAATACTTGGAAACACTCGCCCTTTATCACCCTGAACTAAAGTTACAAACCATTGGTAAAACAGATTCAGGAGAACCTTTACATCTCGCTTTACTTTCAGCAGATCAAACATTTGATTTTGATCAAATACAGAATAAAAGCATCCTGCTTATTAATAATGCCATTCACCCAGGAGAGCCTGACGGGGTTGATGCCAGTCTCATGCTCTTAAGAGATATCCTGCAAGACAAAGAACGTCTCGCCTCTTTAGAAGATGTAGTAATAGCCGTTATCCCATTTTACAATATAGGCGGGGCCAAAAACCGTAACTCACATAGCCGAGCCAACCAAGTTGGTCCTAAATCCTATGGTTTCAGAGGCAATGCACAAAATCTTGACCTCAACCGTGACTTTATCAAGGCTGATTCGGAGAACATGAAAAGTTTCACTCAGATTTTTCATTCTCTAAACCCAGACCTATTTATTGACACGCATGTCAGTAACGGTGCAGACTACCAATATGTGATGACCTACCTCTCAACACAAGAGGATAAATTAGGGGGTAAACTGGGTGATTATATGAGAAATCAGCTGACTCCATCAATGGAAAAAAAGATGTCAGCTAAAGGATTTGACATGACACCTTACGTAAACGTTTGGGGAACAGTACCTGACTCAGGGTATGTACAGTTCATTGATACTCCTCGCTACTCTTCGGGCTATACAACTCTCTTCAATACCTTGAGTTATGTGACCGAAACACATATGCTAAAACCATTCAAGACAAGAACAGAAGCTACTTATGCTTTTCTGGATGAGGCTATTGATTACTTGAAGAATAATGGAAAAGAAGTCAAGGCTTTAAGAAAAGAAACTGAAGAAGCTGTTAAAATGCAAAAGACTTTCCCGATTGCCTGGAAAGCTAACAAGTTAGAATTTGAGGTCAGAAAATTCAAAGGTTATGAAGGTGGTTATAAAATCAGTGATGTAAGCAGACTGCCAAGACTTTATTACGATAGAAACAAGCCTTTCGAAAAAGACATCAAGTTTTACAATCAGTATGTCGCTGATAAGTCAGTACAGAAACCTTTTGCCTATATCATCCCTGCTGGGCACCAAAAAGTTGTAGACTTATTAAAACTCAATAATATTAAGGTGACACAAATACACGACTCCAAGACTGTCAATGCTAGCGTGTATTACATTGCTGACTACAAAACAACTTCAGCTCCATACGAAGGACACTACCTCCATTATAATGTAGAAGTAAATAGCAAGCCACAAGAAGTCACCATCAATGCGGGCGATTATATAGTAGAGGTAAACCAGTCTGCTAACCGATATATTGTAGAAACACTTGAGCCACATGCAACAGATTCATTTTTTGCATGGAACTTCTTTGATGCTATTCTACAGCAAAAGGAGCATTTCTCTCCTTACGTTTTTGAGGACCATGCAGCCAAGTATCTGGAAGAACATCCTGAAATCCGTGAAGCTTTAGAAGCTAAGAAAAAAGAAGACAAGGAATTTGCGGACAACGCATATGCTCAACTTGTATTTATCTATAAGCAAACACCTCATTACGAAAAAGCGCACCTGCGTTACCCAATTATGAGATTGGAGCAAGCTCCTGACTTCTTGTAA